One Mycoavidus sp. HKI genomic region harbors:
- a CDS encoding barstar family protein, protein MSDNFMAHGTHAVSGLSRRDANPFQYILSSSKGVACSEPLSDKVNMSLFKNVRPNIVQSIRAFRVLELAREAGQLGQHFLYAFCADAQTKAEVLSTITTSFLLPRQEGKNYDALYDNLTELIYKAGPQPGFVIVLEGLPATQKFDKEARETLLDVFREATEFWAKCGVDFRVFFSFALSSAAPAYS, encoded by the coding sequence CGCGACGCTAACCCCTTTCAATATATTTTGTCGAGCAGCAAGGGTGTCGCTTGTAGCGAACCCCTGTCTGATAAGGTCAATATGAGCCTTTTTAAGAATGTGCGCCCTAACATTGTGCAGTCAATTCGCGCATTCCGGGTGCTTGAGCTAGCGCGCGAAGCAGGGCAGCTTGGCCAGCATTTTTTGTACGCATTCTGTGCGGATGCTCAAACCAAAGCAGAGGTGCTGAGTACGATCACCACCTCATTTTTGCTGCCTAGGCAAGAGGGTAAAAATTATGACGCGCTGTATGACAATTTGACGGAATTAATTTATAAAGCTGGGCCGCAACCGGGCTTTGTGATTGTGCTCGAAGGCCTACCCGCGACGCAAAAATTTGACAAAGAAGCGCGTGAGACGCTGCTTGATGTATTTCGCGAAGCAACAGAATTTTGGGCTAAATGCGGTGTTGATTTTCGGGTCTTTTTCTCATTCGCTTTATCATCAGCCGCCCCAGCGTATAGCTAA